The Streptomyces sp. NBC_01275 genome has a segment encoding these proteins:
- a CDS encoding GAF domain-containing protein — protein MPKQPMNVPQLVAADAARAARVLNEVRDARLAGQRTRVALRPVIEQSWERMLRGGVDPEHGFRAGPLSPDEVMRRREESPLREVLPVLREGLLSVADVAHHIMVVADEEGRVLWREGCGPVLRKADMLGFEPGADWGEAVVGTNGVGTPAVVRRPVQVFAAEHFVRSHAAWTCAGAPITDPRNGRLLGVVDVSGPLETMHPATLAWVDSVAKLAEARLRETHVSSLERLRAVAAPVLARLGGRAAAVDGDGWTAAVTGMPYAQRIALPKSPSAGIRWLPGLGLCSVEPLAGGWLLRSVDDGAESPQRAGARIVLDLTRPRRWSVTVSGGVGSWSQELSPRHAELLYLLAVHRGGRSAAGLAEDMFGDPGRTVTVRAEMSRVRRYLGAFLEHRPYRFCEDAEIEALLPADREDLLPYSTAPAVVRARTPETVP, from the coding sequence GTGCCGAAGCAGCCGATGAACGTGCCGCAGCTCGTGGCCGCCGACGCCGCGCGTGCGGCCCGGGTCCTCAACGAGGTGCGGGACGCCCGGCTGGCCGGCCAGCGCACGCGCGTCGCCCTGCGCCCGGTGATCGAGCAGTCCTGGGAGCGGATGCTGCGGGGCGGCGTCGACCCCGAGCACGGCTTCCGGGCGGGGCCGCTCAGTCCCGACGAGGTGATGCGCCGGCGGGAGGAGTCGCCGTTGCGGGAGGTCCTGCCCGTGCTGCGGGAGGGGCTGTTGTCGGTCGCGGACGTCGCCCACCACATCATGGTCGTCGCCGACGAGGAGGGCCGGGTGCTGTGGCGGGAGGGCTGCGGTCCGGTGCTGCGCAAGGCCGACATGCTCGGGTTCGAGCCGGGCGCGGACTGGGGCGAGGCCGTCGTCGGCACCAACGGCGTGGGCACGCCGGCCGTGGTGCGTCGACCCGTACAGGTGTTCGCCGCCGAGCACTTCGTGCGCTCGCATGCCGCCTGGACCTGTGCGGGCGCCCCGATCACGGATCCGCGCAACGGCCGGCTGCTGGGCGTGGTGGACGTCAGCGGGCCGCTGGAGACGATGCATCCGGCCACCCTCGCCTGGGTCGACTCGGTGGCGAAGCTCGCCGAGGCCAGACTGCGGGAGACGCACGTGAGTTCGCTGGAGCGGTTGCGTGCGGTGGCGGCGCCGGTGCTGGCCCGGCTCGGCGGACGGGCGGCCGCGGTGGACGGGGACGGCTGGACGGCCGCGGTCACCGGGATGCCGTACGCGCAGCGGATCGCGCTGCCCAAGTCGCCCTCCGCGGGCATCCGGTGGCTGCCGGGGCTCGGGCTGTGCTCGGTGGAGCCGCTGGCCGGGGGCTGGCTGCTGCGGTCCGTGGACGACGGCGCCGAGTCGCCGCAGCGGGCCGGCGCCCGGATCGTGCTGGACCTGACCCGGCCGCGCCGCTGGTCGGTGACGGTGTCGGGCGGCGTCGGCTCGTGGTCCCAGGAACTCAGTCCGCGGCACGCCGAGTTGCTCTATCTCCTCGCGGTGCACCGCGGCGGCCGCAGCGCGGCGGGCCTGGCCGAGGACATGTTCGGCGACCCGGGCCGTACGGTGACGGTGCGCGCGGAGATGTCCCGGGTACGGCGGTATCTCGGGGCGTTTCTGGAGCACCGTCCGTATCGGTTCTGCGAGGACGCGGAGATCGAGGCGCTCCTCCCGGCCGACCGCGAGGACCTGTTGCCGTACTCGACGGCGCCGGCGGTGGTACGGGCACGGACGCCGGAAACCGTGCCGTAA
- a CDS encoding acyl-CoA dehydrogenase family protein — MARSTHTVTNQPPPLTGYDVFGADRALVSAVRRHLGPGLLDEACEELSGLGRAAGSAQVQEWATQADENPPRLRTHDRYGNRVDEVDFHPAWHRLLGKGVGAGLTGAWTRPGGHVRRAAGFLVWTQAEAGNGCPLSMTHAAVPALRADPQLAAEWEPRLTSAVYDRGLRPARLKAGALFGMAMTEKQGGSDLRANTTLAVPLAEAGTYALTGHKWFCSAPMSDGFLVLAQADPSGSSGSSGEETGEEEGGLTCFLVPRALEDGTRNVFRLQRLKEKLGNRSNASAEVEFDGTWARRIGAPGRGVRTVIDMVAATRLDCVLGSAGLMRQAVAQAVHHCAYREAFGGRLVDKPLMRNVLADLALESEAATTLALRLAAAYDDGGEQERALLRIAVPAAKYWVTKRCTPVVVEAAECLGGNGYVEESGMPRLVRESPLNSIWEGAGNVQALDVVRALRREPSALHAYLQEVGQARGADHRLDGAIKGLLTELADLDGIEGRARRLTERFALVLQGSLLVRFAPPEVADAFCASRLGGDSGAAFGTLPHSLDLAAVVERARPRL, encoded by the coding sequence ATGGCGCGCAGCACACACACCGTGACCAACCAGCCCCCTCCGCTGACCGGGTACGACGTCTTCGGCGCGGACCGGGCCCTGGTGTCCGCCGTGCGGCGGCATCTCGGCCCCGGGCTGCTCGACGAGGCGTGCGAGGAACTGTCGGGACTGGGGCGGGCCGCCGGGTCGGCGCAGGTGCAGGAGTGGGCGACGCAGGCCGACGAGAACCCGCCGAGGCTGCGCACGCACGACCGCTACGGAAACCGCGTCGACGAGGTCGACTTCCATCCGGCCTGGCACCGGCTGCTCGGCAAGGGCGTCGGCGCCGGTCTGACGGGGGCCTGGACGCGGCCCGGCGGGCATGTGCGGCGGGCCGCGGGTTTCCTGGTGTGGACGCAGGCCGAGGCGGGCAACGGCTGCCCGCTGTCGATGACCCACGCGGCCGTGCCCGCGCTGCGCGCCGATCCGCAGCTGGCGGCCGAGTGGGAGCCCCGGCTGACCTCCGCGGTCTACGACCGTGGGCTGCGGCCCGCCCGGCTGAAGGCGGGGGCGCTCTTCGGCATGGCGATGACGGAGAAACAGGGCGGCAGCGACCTACGGGCCAACACGACGCTCGCCGTCCCGCTCGCCGAGGCCGGCACGTACGCGCTGACCGGGCACAAATGGTTCTGCTCGGCGCCGATGTCGGACGGGTTCCTGGTGCTGGCGCAGGCCGACCCGTCGGGCTCGTCGGGCTCGTCGGGGGAGGAAACGGGGGAGGAAGAGGGCGGTCTCACCTGTTTCCTCGTTCCCCGGGCGCTGGAGGACGGCACGCGTAACGTCTTCCGGCTGCAGCGGCTCAAGGAGAAGCTGGGAAACCGGTCCAACGCCTCCGCCGAGGTCGAGTTCGACGGGACGTGGGCGCGGCGGATCGGCGCGCCGGGGCGCGGGGTGCGCACCGTCATCGACATGGTGGCGGCGACCCGGCTGGACTGTGTGCTGGGGTCGGCGGGGCTGATGCGGCAGGCCGTGGCGCAGGCGGTCCATCACTGCGCCTACCGCGAGGCGTTCGGCGGGAGACTCGTCGACAAGCCGTTGATGCGCAATGTCCTGGCCGATCTCGCGCTGGAGTCGGAGGCGGCGACGACGCTCGCGCTGCGGCTCGCGGCGGCCTACGACGACGGCGGCGAGCAGGAGCGGGCGCTGCTGCGGATCGCGGTGCCGGCCGCCAAGTACTGGGTGACCAAGCGGTGTACGCCGGTGGTGGTGGAGGCCGCCGAGTGTCTGGGCGGGAACGGCTACGTCGAGGAGTCGGGGATGCCCCGGCTGGTGCGCGAGTCGCCGTTGAACTCGATCTGGGAGGGCGCGGGCAACGTCCAGGCGCTGGACGTGGTGCGGGCGTTGCGGCGGGAGCCGTCGGCGCTGCACGCCTATCTGCAGGAGGTGGGGCAGGCGCGCGGGGCCGACCATCGGCTGGACGGGGCGATCAAGGGCCTGTTGACGGAACTGGCCGACCTGGACGGGATCGAGGGGCGGGCCCGGCGGCTGACGGAGCGGTTCGCGCTGGTGCTCCAGGGCTCGCTGCTCGTACGGTTCGCGCCGCCGGAGGTCGCCGACGCGTTCTGCGCCTCGCGGCTGGGCGGGGACTCGGGAGCAGCGTTCGGAACGTTGCCGCACAGTCTGGATCTGGCGGCCGTCGTGGAACGGGCGCGCCCCCGACTCTGA
- a CDS encoding YihY/virulence factor BrkB family protein, with protein MQPASQSPEQPGNPSGRLHRARALYRNVSKRRTAWLLLKDTVNSCIEYRILGLAAEAAFFTLLSVPPLLLSLIGLLGYVDDWTGTDSISSLESNILEASRTVLSDKGVAQIAQPILDDVMKGGRPDVISIGFLFALWSGSRAVNVFIDTITVMYGLDGARGIVKTRLVAFLLFIAALLIGSIALPLMVAGPDAVVRVVPWSTTVVQVLYWPVVIILSIAFLTTLYHVSVPVRSPWIEDVPGALVALAMWVLGSFLLRIYLTHTIEGATIYGSLAAAVAVLLWIGVSAFAVLVGAAVNAAIDRVWPAAATAAARAANERLRQEEAAEYVARMTAARSHEDDDPDDPDMPSEFPERWSRFLPPEDVTGRFRTHAKSSPKGNNGEDQPPAEK; from the coding sequence GTGCAGCCAGCAAGTCAGTCACCCGAGCAACCCGGGAACCCCTCAGGGCGTCTCCACCGGGCACGTGCCCTTTACCGGAACGTCTCCAAGCGCCGGACCGCCTGGCTGCTGTTGAAGGACACCGTCAACTCCTGTATCGAGTACCGCATCCTCGGCCTCGCCGCCGAGGCCGCGTTCTTCACGCTGCTGTCCGTGCCGCCGCTGCTGCTCAGCCTCATCGGCCTGCTCGGCTACGTCGACGACTGGACCGGCACCGACTCCATCAGCAGCCTGGAGAGCAACATCCTGGAGGCCTCGCGCACGGTCCTGTCCGACAAGGGCGTCGCGCAGATCGCCCAACCGATCCTGGACGACGTGATGAAGGGCGGCCGCCCCGACGTCATCTCCATCGGTTTCCTGTTCGCCCTGTGGTCCGGCTCGCGCGCGGTGAACGTCTTCATCGACACCATCACCGTCATGTACGGCCTCGACGGGGCGCGCGGCATCGTCAAGACCCGGCTGGTGGCGTTCCTGCTGTTCATCGCGGCCCTGCTGATCGGTTCGATCGCGTTGCCGCTGATGGTCGCCGGGCCGGACGCGGTGGTGCGGGTCGTGCCGTGGTCGACAACCGTGGTGCAGGTCCTGTACTGGCCGGTCGTGATCATCCTGTCGATCGCGTTTCTGACCACGCTCTACCACGTCTCCGTGCCGGTGCGCTCCCCGTGGATCGAGGACGTGCCGGGCGCGCTGGTCGCCCTCGCCATGTGGGTGCTCGGCAGTTTCCTGCTGCGCATCTACCTCACCCACACCATCGAGGGCGCCACGATCTACGGCTCCCTCGCGGCGGCCGTCGCCGTCCTCCTGTGGATCGGCGTGTCCGCCTTCGCCGTGCTGGTCGGCGCCGCCGTCAACGCCGCGATCGACCGGGTCTGGCCGGCCGCCGCGACCGCCGCGGCCCGCGCCGCCAACGAGCGGCTGCGTCAGGAGGAGGCCGCGGAGTACGTCGCCCGCATGACCGCCGCCCGCTCCCACGAGGACGACGACCCCGACGACCCCGACATGCCCTCCGAGTTCCCCGAACGCTGGTCGCGGTTCCTGCCCCCGGAGGACGTGACAGGACGCTTCCGCACCCATGCGAAGAGTTCCCCCAAGGGGAACAACGGGGAGGACCAGCCGCCCGCGGAGAAGTGA
- a CDS encoding AraC family transcriptional regulator, with protein sequence MYEERPSRLPGAVVWTNIPSPGPGARPVLPDGCMDLLWSEGRLLVAGPDTRAYVPDGPPASWAGIRLFPGTAPALLGVPAHELRDRRVELADLWPATEVRRLSARIAAAPHPATALEDLALERAAPPDPQLRRLVAALAAGRSIAVTADEIALSARQLHRRSRTAFGYGPKTLARILRLQRALALAGKGVPYADTAARVGYSDQAHLAREVREFTGTTLGDLLHRDLS encoded by the coding sequence GTGTACGAGGAGCGGCCCTCCCGGCTGCCCGGCGCGGTGGTCTGGACGAACATCCCGTCGCCGGGGCCCGGCGCGCGTCCCGTGCTGCCCGACGGCTGCATGGACCTGCTGTGGAGCGAGGGCAGACTGCTCGTCGCGGGACCGGACACCCGGGCGTACGTCCCCGACGGCCCGCCCGCGTCCTGGGCGGGCATCCGTCTCTTCCCCGGCACGGCGCCCGCTCTCCTCGGCGTACCCGCACACGAACTGCGTGACCGACGCGTGGAGTTGGCCGACCTGTGGCCCGCGACAGAGGTACGGCGGCTGAGCGCCAGGATCGCCGCCGCACCTCACCCGGCGACGGCGCTGGAGGACCTGGCGCTGGAGCGGGCGGCCCCGCCCGACCCCCAGCTGCGTCGACTGGTCGCCGCCCTCGCAGCCGGCCGCTCGATCGCCGTCACCGCCGACGAAATCGCCCTGAGCGCCCGCCAGTTGCACCGCCGATCCCGCACCGCCTTCGGCTACGGCCCCAAGACCCTGGCCCGGATCCTGCGCCTGCAACGCGCCCTCGCGCTGGCCGGGAAGGGCGTGCCGTACGCGGACACGGCGGCTCGCGTCGGCTACTCCGACCAGGCCCATCTCGCCCGTGAGGTAAGGGAGTTCACGGGCACGACACTGGGCGACCTACTGCATCGGGACCTGTCCTAG
- a CDS encoding VOC family protein → MSPRFDAIGLVVSDMAAAVAFYRRLGFAFPEGAEREPHVEAELPGGLRLLLDTEDTVRSFHAGWRPPSGNGRASLALRCEGPAEVDSVYEELVSAGHRGELKPWDAFWGQRYAVLLDPDGNGVDLFAPLGQVPMQ, encoded by the coding sequence ATGAGTCCACGATTCGATGCCATCGGGCTGGTCGTCTCCGACATGGCCGCCGCTGTCGCCTTCTACCGCCGGCTCGGGTTCGCGTTCCCCGAGGGCGCCGAGCGGGAGCCGCACGTCGAGGCCGAACTGCCCGGTGGGCTGCGGCTGTTGCTGGACACCGAGGACACCGTCCGCTCGTTCCACGCCGGGTGGCGGCCGCCGTCCGGAAACGGCAGGGCCTCGCTGGCGCTGCGCTGCGAGGGGCCGGCCGAGGTCGACTCGGTGTACGAGGAACTGGTGAGCGCCGGCCACCGGGGCGAGTTGAAGCCGTGGGACGCCTTCTGGGGGCAGCGGTACGCCGTCCTGCTCGACCCGGACGGCAACGGCGTCGACCTGTTCGCACCGCTAGGACAGGTCCCGATGCAGTAG
- a CDS encoding VOC family protein, whose amino-acid sequence MNTIPARLDHIVLATPDLAATVAEFTRRTGVAPAPGGVHIGLGTRNHLVGLGDGAYLEILGPDPEQPAPRGPRPFGVDGLDSARTITWAISPPDIDRAVAAARARGYDTGDVREMSRRRPDGALLRWRLTDGGVPHPSGLVPFLIDWGVTPHPSSSDLPVTRLLELTATAPEPDEIRPLLTVLGTDLTLTAGSAAFSFTVDTPNGPVGFS is encoded by the coding sequence ATGAACACCATTCCCGCACGCCTCGACCACATCGTCCTCGCGACCCCCGATCTGGCGGCGACGGTCGCCGAGTTCACCCGGCGCACGGGAGTGGCCCCCGCGCCGGGCGGTGTGCACATCGGGCTCGGCACCCGCAACCACCTGGTCGGGCTGGGCGACGGCGCCTATCTGGAGATCCTCGGCCCCGACCCGGAGCAGCCCGCTCCGAGGGGCCCGCGCCCGTTCGGCGTGGACGGGCTCGACTCCGCGCGGACGATCACCTGGGCGATCAGCCCGCCCGACATCGACAGGGCGGTCGCGGCCGCCCGTGCCCGGGGTTACGACACCGGTGACGTAAGGGAGATGAGCCGGCGTCGCCCCGACGGCGCCCTGCTGCGGTGGCGGCTCACCGACGGCGGCGTCCCGCACCCCTCGGGCCTGGTGCCCTTCCTCATCGACTGGGGCGTCACGCCGCACCCCTCCTCGTCGGACCTGCCCGTCACCCGTTTGCTGGAGCTGACCGCCACCGCGCCCGAGCCCGACGAGATCCGCCCTCTGCTGACCGTCCTCGGCACCGACCTGACCCTCACCGCGGGATCGGCGGCCTTCTCCTTCACGGTGGACACGCCGAACGGGCCGGTCGGCTTCAGCTGA
- a CDS encoding oxaloacetate decarboxylase, producing MTYGTKLRERIADPGTTPLIGVYDMYSASIAAQHYDAMFVSGFGFAASYYGLPDIGFIAWPDMMAFVQRLRGAFPGHHLLVDIDDGYVDPEVACHVVEGLERAGASGVILEDQKRPRRCGHADGKQVLPLREYLAKLEMVLAARRDLVVVARTDAVDESDILHRAETLAATDADVVLVDGVRSVDWIRRIRAVVGDKPLLFNQIAGGKSPRLSLGELSDLGVDVAVYSTPCLFAAHEAMHSALTELRGTDGRLPRPDAASGVGVQTATQLLERNIARLRSAPENASV from the coding sequence TTGACTTACGGAACCAAGCTGCGGGAACGGATCGCGGACCCGGGCACGACCCCGCTGATCGGCGTGTACGACATGTACTCGGCGTCGATCGCGGCGCAGCACTACGACGCGATGTTCGTCTCCGGCTTCGGCTTCGCGGCCTCGTACTACGGGCTGCCGGACATCGGTTTCATCGCCTGGCCGGACATGATGGCCTTCGTACAACGGTTGCGGGGTGCGTTTCCGGGCCACCATCTGCTGGTCGACATCGACGACGGCTACGTCGATCCGGAGGTCGCCTGCCATGTGGTGGAGGGCCTGGAACGGGCCGGCGCGTCCGGCGTGATCCTGGAGGACCAGAAACGGCCGCGCCGCTGCGGGCACGCCGACGGCAAGCAGGTGCTGCCGCTGCGCGAGTACCTCGCCAAGCTGGAGATGGTGCTGGCCGCCCGCCGCGACCTGGTCGTGGTGGCCCGCACGGACGCCGTCGACGAGAGCGACATCCTGCACCGCGCCGAGACCCTCGCGGCCACCGACGCGGACGTCGTCCTGGTCGACGGCGTGCGCAGCGTGGACTGGATTCGCCGCATCCGCGCCGTGGTCGGCGACAAACCGCTGCTCTTCAACCAGATCGCCGGCGGCAAGTCCCCCCGACTCTCCCTCGGCGAACTCTCCGACCTGGGCGTCGACGTCGCCGTCTACAGCACCCCCTGCCTCTTCGCCGCCCACGAGGCGATGCACTCGGCCCTCACCGAACTACGCGGCACGGACGGCCGGTTGCCCCGGCCGGACGCCGCGAGCGGCGTCGGAGTACAGACCGCCACGCAGTTGCTGGAGCGCAACATCGCCCGTCTGCGATCGGCGCCCGAGAACGCGAGCGTCTGA
- a CDS encoding LacI family DNA-binding transcriptional regulator: MVRTGSASASANASASVTAGPTLAVVAREAGVSVPTASKVVNGREDVAPETRRRVTEALDRLGYVRRPRFDATKPPRLIDLVVHSLDSSWSGAVLHGVEEAAHDAGLDVVVSAALSRTRVGRPQRGWLDKITVRGSAGVLFNLAELTESQYAWLEQHRTPFVMIDPVVDPPPGVVSVGAANWQGGVTATEHLLALGHERIAVIAGPRRKMCSSARVAGYRSALASAGLGHRPEYVRNGGFDESIAHRRMRELLDLPEPPTAVFVCSDRMALGVYQALSERGLRIPYDVSVVGFDDLPESRWTTPALTTVRQPLAEMAATGLRLLVRMMDGDHPEGIRTELSTRLVERASTAAPRR; this comes from the coding sequence ATGGTGCGCACGGGGAGTGCGAGCGCGAGTGCGAATGCGAGCGCGAGCGTAACGGCCGGACCGACGCTGGCGGTCGTGGCCCGCGAGGCGGGGGTGTCCGTGCCGACCGCCTCCAAGGTGGTCAACGGCCGCGAGGACGTCGCCCCCGAGACCCGGCGGCGGGTCACGGAGGCGCTGGACCGGCTCGGCTATGTGCGCAGACCGCGCTTCGACGCGACGAAGCCGCCCCGCCTGATCGACCTCGTCGTGCACTCGCTGGACAGTTCCTGGTCGGGCGCGGTGCTGCACGGCGTGGAGGAGGCCGCGCACGACGCGGGCCTGGACGTGGTGGTCTCGGCCGCCCTGTCCCGCACCCGCGTCGGCCGCCCGCAGCGCGGCTGGCTGGACAAGATCACCGTGCGCGGCTCGGCCGGAGTGCTGTTCAACCTGGCGGAGTTGACGGAGTCCCAGTACGCCTGGCTGGAGCAGCACCGCACCCCGTTCGTGATGATCGACCCGGTGGTCGATCCGCCGCCCGGGGTGGTGTCGGTGGGCGCGGCGAACTGGCAGGGCGGGGTGACGGCGACCGAGCATCTGCTGGCGCTCGGCCATGAACGCATCGCCGTGATCGCCGGTCCGCGCCGCAAGATGTGCAGCAGCGCCCGGGTCGCCGGCTATCGCTCGGCGCTGGCGTCGGCCGGGCTCGGGCACCGCCCGGAGTACGTCCGCAACGGCGGCTTCGACGAGTCGATCGCCCATCGCCGGATGCGCGAACTGCTCGACCTGCCCGAGCCGCCGACGGCCGTCTTCGTCTGCTCCGACCGTATGGCCCTCGGCGTCTACCAGGCCCTGTCGGAACGGGGGTTGAGGATCCCGTACGACGTCAGTGTGGTCGGGTTCGACGATCTGCCCGAGTCCCGCTGGACCACCCCCGCCCTGACCACCGTCCGTCAGCCGCTGGCCGAGATGGCGGCGACGGGTCTGCGGCTGCTGGTGCGGATGATGGACGGGGACCACCCGGAGGGGATCCGGACGGAGCTGTCGACGCGGCTGGTGGAACGGGCCAGCACGGCTGCGCCACGGAGGTGA
- a CDS encoding hydroxyacid dehydrogenase, giving the protein MPSAQLPRAVFAMDPVHLPLLFPAPLVARLRRTAEIDPTLVVQDFADPAASPALADAEVLITGWGCPRLDADTLAATPRLRTVLHAAGSVRSLIGEALWNGGVSVSSAVTGNAVPVAEYTLGMILLAGKDAFAHRERYRRTHAQPTPAETAATGNLGRRIGVIGASRVGRRLLELLRPYDFEVLLHDPYVEPAEAAELGVRLLSLEDLLLHSDIVSLHAPDIPETHHLLDRARLALIRDGGVLVNTSRGALVDHAALVDELVSGRLHAVLDVTEPEPLPADSPLYRLPNVFLTPHIAGSLGNELERLGRIVVEELERVADGLPLAHEVRHADLARVA; this is encoded by the coding sequence ATGCCCAGCGCCCAGCTGCCCAGGGCCGTGTTCGCCATGGATCCGGTGCACCTCCCTCTGCTGTTTCCCGCACCGCTCGTGGCCCGGCTGCGGCGGACCGCCGAGATCGACCCGACGCTCGTCGTACAGGACTTCGCCGACCCCGCCGCCTCGCCCGCCCTGGCCGACGCCGAGGTCCTGATCACCGGCTGGGGCTGTCCCCGCCTCGACGCGGACACGCTCGCCGCAACACCCCGGCTGCGCACGGTCCTGCACGCCGCGGGCTCGGTCCGCTCGCTGATCGGCGAGGCGCTGTGGAACGGCGGGGTGAGCGTCTCCAGCGCGGTCACCGGCAACGCCGTCCCGGTCGCCGAGTACACGCTCGGGATGATCCTGCTCGCCGGGAAGGACGCCTTCGCCCATCGCGAGCGCTACCGCCGCACCCACGCCCAGCCCACCCCCGCCGAGACCGCCGCCACCGGCAACCTCGGCCGCCGGATCGGCGTCATCGGCGCCTCCCGCGTGGGCCGCCGCCTCCTGGAACTGCTGCGCCCGTACGACTTCGAGGTCCTGCTCCACGACCCCTACGTCGAGCCCGCCGAGGCCGCCGAACTGGGCGTCCGTCTGCTCTCTCTGGAAGACCTGCTGCTCCACAGCGACATCGTCAGCCTGCACGCGCCCGACATCCCCGAGACCCACCACCTGCTCGACCGTGCGCGGCTCGCCCTGATCCGCGACGGCGGCGTGCTCGTCAACACCTCCCGGGGTGCGCTCGTCGACCATGCGGCCCTCGTCGACGAGTTGGTCTCCGGCCGGCTGCACGCCGTCCTGGACGTCACCGAGCCCGAGCCGCTGCCCGCCGACTCTCCGCTGTACCGGTTGCCGAACGTGTTTCTCACCCCGCACATCGCGGGCTCCCTCGGCAACGAACTGGAGCGGCTCGGCCGCATCGTCGTGGAGGAGCTGGAGCGCGTGGCCGACGGCCTGCCCCTCGCCCACGAGGTACGGCACGCGGACCTGGCCCGAGTCGCCTGA
- a CDS encoding carboxylesterase/lipase family protein: MAQDQTNPVDDSRVNPDPVARTPYGAVRGRYEDGIAVFRGIPYAAPPFGPRRFRPPEPPEPWDGVRDAGAFGSTPPKPPYSDAFAQYLADPVVPGDDCLNLNVWTPEPGPGARLPVLVWLHGGALTRGSSAVPVYDGRNFARDGTVFVSINYRLGVEGYGLFPDAPANPGLRDQLAALEWVHRSIRDFGGDPDRVTLAGQSAGAISVGALIAAPQAQGLFRRAVLQSGPPEAFERDKVRRMVRRMATRLKIPATAEAFAAVDRDLLLRTQADVGRLSSPVLGGPGFGVVVDGDLVPRDPLEALIDGDAAPGVDLLLGWTRDEYRLWLVPGGLLERVDRLGAVALAGAMARCHCGHEVPRGYRALHPEAGTAETVGQMVTDHLLRTPLHRLADARPGSSYVYEFAWPSLRPGLGACHALELGFVFDTGDAPESARLAGDGAPRELADAMHGAWVRFAATGDPGWEAWDAAHPVRIFGEVEGEGAPYPGDVTSSGHRMPYTSYGPRDRELALWTAQTPTGESAIPAPPPDPLTGKGVVRGTELRSAVRRLRRAGGARRT, translated from the coding sequence ATGGCACAAGACCAGACGAACCCCGTGGACGATTCCCGGGTGAACCCCGATCCCGTCGCGAGGACGCCCTACGGGGCCGTACGCGGGAGGTATGAGGACGGCATCGCGGTCTTCCGGGGCATCCCCTACGCGGCGCCCCCCTTCGGGCCCCGCCGGTTCCGGCCGCCCGAGCCGCCCGAGCCCTGGGACGGGGTGCGCGACGCGGGCGCCTTCGGGTCGACGCCGCCGAAACCGCCGTACTCCGACGCCTTCGCCCAGTATCTGGCCGATCCCGTCGTGCCGGGCGACGACTGTCTCAACCTCAACGTCTGGACGCCCGAGCCCGGTCCCGGCGCCCGGCTCCCCGTCCTGGTGTGGCTGCACGGCGGCGCGCTGACCAGGGGATCCTCGGCCGTGCCCGTGTACGACGGGCGGAACTTCGCACGCGATGGAACCGTCTTCGTGTCGATCAACTACCGACTGGGGGTGGAGGGCTACGGACTGTTCCCGGACGCCCCCGCCAACCCCGGTCTGCGCGACCAGCTCGCCGCCCTGGAATGGGTCCACCGGTCGATCAGGGACTTCGGCGGCGACCCCGACAGGGTCACCCTGGCCGGTCAGTCCGCCGGCGCGATCAGCGTCGGCGCCCTGATCGCCGCCCCGCAGGCCCAGGGACTCTTCCGGCGGGCCGTCCTGCAGAGCGGGCCGCCGGAGGCCTTCGAGCGGGACAAGGTGCGGCGCATGGTGCGCCGTATGGCGACCCGGTTGAAGATTCCCGCCACCGCCGAGGCCTTCGCCGCCGTCGACCGCGACCTGCTGCTGCGCACCCAGGCCGACGTCGGCAGACTCAGCAGCCCCGTCCTGGGCGGGCCCGGCTTCGGCGTCGTCGTCGACGGCGACCTCGTCCCGCGCGACCCGCTCGAAGCCCTGATCGACGGCGACGCGGCCCCCGGCGTCGACCTCCTGCTCGGCTGGACCCGCGACGAGTACCGGCTCTGGCTGGTCCCGGGCGGTCTGCTGGAACGCGTCGACCGCCTCGGCGCCGTCGCCCTCGCCGGCGCCATGGCCCGCTGCCACTGCGGCCACGAGGTGCCGCGCGGCTACCGTGCCCTGCACCCGGAGGCCGGCACCGCCGAGACCGTCGGCCAGATGGTCACCGACCACCTGCTGCGCACGCCCCTGCACCGGCTGGCCGACGCCCGCCCCGGATCGTCGTATGTGTACGAGTTCGCCTGGCCCTCGCTGCGGCCGGGGCTCGGCGCCTGCCACGCCCTCGAGCTCGGCTTCGTCTTCGACACCGGTGACGCGCCCGAGTCCGCCAGGCTCGCCGGGGACGGCGCCCCGCGGGAGCTCGCCGACGCGATGCACGGCGCGTGGGTGCGGTTCGCGGCGACGGGCGACCCCGGCTGGGAGGCCTGGGACGCGGCGCACCCGGTGCGGATCTTCGGCGAGGTCGAGGGCGAGGGCGCACCGTATCCGGGCGATGTCACCTCCAGCGGTCACCGCATGCCCTACACGTCCTACGGTCCGCGTGACCGGGAGCTGGCCCTGTGGACGGCGCAGACCCCCACCGGGGAGAGCGCGATCCCCGCGCCGCCGCCGGATCCGCTCACCGGAAAAGGCGTCGTACGCGGTACCGAGCTCAGGTCGGCGGTACGCCGACTGCGGCGGGCCGGGGGAGCACGGCGGACCTGA